A genomic segment from Salvia splendens isolate huo1 chromosome 13, SspV2, whole genome shotgun sequence encodes:
- the LOC121760533 gene encoding neurofilament heavy polypeptide-like: MMNRQLAQLASSMGELKGNSGKLPSTVHVPEKANVSKVTLRSGTAYEGPQPRKPSGEPSRTKILRDVVSEEELKRPLPQMQDPFFLEEAPLGRDETEGVRPREDPPKEAEPAKETPAQNVPQKDPGKDLKGPVALAGFGQIGEKGSVTEETPSELIVPSTATPPISIPTSSEIPPKRESPSATAPSEPSQTPQPSDSMEDDPISAYYDSDSEEREARKSKEQGNQE, translated from the exons atgatgaataggcaattgGCCCAGCTGGCGAGTTCGATGGGTGAATTGAAGGGAAATTCCGGGAAGCTgccgtctacagtccatgtacccGAGAAGGCAAACGTGAGTAAGGTTACACTACGGTCAGGAACTGCCTATGAGGGACCCCAACCAAGGAAGCCCAGCGGAGAGCCTAGTAGGACGAAGATACTGAGAGACGTCGTCTCAGAAGAAGAGCTCAAAAGACCTCTACCTCAAATGCAAGATCCGTTCTTCTTGGAGGAAGCACCACTGGGAAGAGATGAAACCGAGGGCGTACGACCTAGGGAAGACCCTCCTAAGGAAGCAGAACCCGCGAAGGAGACTCCTGCCCAGAATGTACCCCAGAAAGACCCCGGGAAGGATTTGAAAGGACCG GTGGCGCTGGCCGGTTTTGGTCAAATCGGGGAAAAAGGGAGCGTGACCGAAGAAACCCCATCGGAACTGATTGTGCCATCCACGGCTACACCACCCATCTCCATTCCGACTTCCTCCGAAATTCCACCCAAAAGAGAATCTCCATCGGCGACCGCACCGTCGGAACCCTCTCAAACTCCACAACCGAGCGACTCAATGGAAGATGATCCCATCTCCGCCTATTACGATTCCGATTCAGAGGAGCGTGAGGCGAGGAAAAGCAAGGAGCAGGGGAACCAAGAGTAG